The DNA region CAGGGCGTCGATCTTAATGAGCTGGCTGTTCATGTAGTTCCCGCCGACCTTTGCCATGTTGGGCATAGTATTGGGCGCCAGGCGGTTCCAGGAGGAGACACATACATCCACACCCTTTTCCAGAGCGTCGGCGCCCAGGTACGCGCCCCAGCCCCAGACCGCGATGGCTGTGTCCAGGGGGCAATGCGCCGGATTGACACCCAACTCCCCGCAGCCGCGAAATATTATCGGTCGAATGTAGCATTCTTCCAGACGGTTTGCCCGGATAGTATCCAGCACCGCATTAACTAGTTCCTGAACCGAATACGGCGGTGTGGTACGGTAGATTTTCAGGGAATCATGCAGACGGCGGATATGGTCATAGAGCCGAAAACAGGCCGACCCTTTCACAGTCTTGTAGCACCGCGCCCCCTCAAAAAACGAGGAGCCATAGTGAAGTGCATGGGAGAGAACGTGGATTTTGGCGTCCTCCCAGTTGACCAGGGTGCCGTTGAACCAGATTTTTTCGGCATTGATCATTGCCATGGATATTCCTCCGGGATGAGTTATGTAAAAAGACTATTTTAAAATCCTCAACAAGCCGGATTCCAAAGAGTTACAGAGTGTCCGGCGCAAGCGTATTGCAGGCAAATTATAATTTGTTAATATAATGTATAAAAGGGAGAAATCAAAAGAATTATAAAGTATCAAGGCAACAAAGTTTTTACCATTTGTATTATCACATCGACTCTTTTCTCCTTTTCTTTTTCCTTTTCCCCACTGGCTATTATCCATATATTTTCCAAAAATAAAAAGCTTAGATACGAATTTGCCTCAATACGGTTCACTTAAGCGAAAAAAGGAAGGATCTTTAACCACGAAACACACGAAAGGTACGAAAAATGATTTTATTAAAAAAAATGAATAACAAATTTCGTGTTTTTCGTGACTTTCGTGGTTCAAATTTTTTTTAAATGAACTGTATTGGAATTTGCCTGGGATATACTTTGGGTATGATAAAGGAAAAAATGGAATCTTCACTCGCCGGTAAAAGACTCTCCCTATTGAGCGTGACGGAAATCAGAAAACTCCTGGAAGGAGTTGCTCCGGATGAAGCGCTCATTGCCAAACTGAAACACGACAGTCGGGCGGGAGTTCGGAATCTTGCCTGTTCTTTCAGCGCCAGGAAGGAACACAATGACTGTCTTGAGTTCAAGCACGCAGAAATGCTCACGTTCGAATGCGAGCTTCGCGCCGGGGGCATAAGCCTCATTGCGGGCCTGGACGAGGCCGGACGAGGCCCGCTGGCAGGGCCGGCGGCGGTCGGATGCGTGATATTTGCGGATGATGTGCATCTGCCCGGTCTGGACGACTCGAAAAAAATGACCGCACCAAACCGTGAGGAGATGTACAGTCGCATCCTCGATGCGTCCAGGGCATGGAGTGTGGTTGTGACAGATCACCGGGAAATTGACGAGTTCGGTGTCCATGTTGCGGTCTTGAGGGGAATGGGTAAAGCGGTGGAGAATCTCTCGGTGACCCCCGAGATCGCTCTGGTGGACGGCAGGTCACTCCCGCAACTCGCCTGTCCGGGGCGCAGCATTGTTCATGGAGACGCCCTTTCGC from Candidatus Latescibacter sp. includes:
- a CDS encoding ribonuclease HII, producing MIKEKMESSLAGKRLSLLSVTEIRKLLEGVAPDEALIAKLKHDSRAGVRNLACSFSARKEHNDCLEFKHAEMLTFECELRAGGISLIAGLDEAGRGPLAGPAAVGCVIFADDVHLPGLDDSKKMTAPNREEMYSRILDASRAWSVVVTDHREIDEFGVHVAVLRGMGKAVENLSVTPEIALVDGRSLPQLACPGRSIVHGDALSLTIAAASVLAKVTRDRIMVEMDSRYPGYGFAGHKGYGSSEHIEAVRKLGPCDIHRISFEIVSAVSPPGTVRTILEKRLWDATSPAVLECAANGIARNSRFISENDLDYLRSVYRECKNVKDSNKVTK
- a CDS encoding branched-chain amino acid transaminase; this encodes MAMINAEKIWFNGTLVNWEDAKIHVLSHALHYGSSFFEGARCYKTVKGSACFRLYDHIRRLHDSLKIYRTTPPYSVQELVNAVLDTIRANRLEECYIRPIIFRGCGELGVNPAHCPLDTAIAVWGWGAYLGADALEKGVDVCVSSWNRLAPNTMPNMAKVGGNYMNSQLIKIDALADGYHEGIGLDVYGMVSEGSGENIFVVRDSVIYTPPSGASVLRGITRDSVITLAKEIGIQVVEQPIAREMLYIADEVFFTGTAAEITPVASVDHVKVGTGSRGPITFRLQKEFFGIISGEAEDRHNWLLYL